Proteins found in one Choloepus didactylus isolate mChoDid1 chromosome 3, mChoDid1.pri, whole genome shotgun sequence genomic segment:
- the RWDD4 gene encoding RWD domain-containing protein 4 isoform X2 — translation MSANEDQEMELEALRSIYEGDESFRELSPVSFQYRIGENGDPKAFLIEISWTETYPQTPPIISMNAFFNNTISSAVKQSILAKLQEAVEVNLGTAMTYTLFEYAKDNKEQFMENHHPVNSTTSISNIISVETPNTAASSKKKDKKEQLSKAQKRKLADKTDHKGELPRGWNWVDVVKLSKTGSKDDE, via the exons ATGAGTGCCAACGAGGACCAAGAG ATGGAACTAGAAGCATTACGTTCGATTTATGAAGGAGATGAAAGTTTCCGGGAATTAAGTCCAGTTTCATTTCAATATAGG ATAGGTGAAAATGGTGATCCCAAAGCCTTCTTAATAGAGATTTCCTGGACAGAAACATATCCCCAAACACCTCCAATTATATCTATGAACGCTTTTTTTAACAACACCAT ATCATCAGCTGTAAAGCAGAGTATATTGGCCAAATTACAGGAAGCAGTTGAAGTTAATCTTGGAACTGCTATGACATACACATTGTTTGAATATGCCAAAGACAATAAAGAACAATTCATGGAGAACCACCATCCTGTTAATTCTACG acaTCCATAAGTAATATCATCTCTGTTGAAACTCCTAATACAGCCGCATcaagtaagaaaaaagacaaaaaagaacaacTTTCAAAAGCCCAGAAACGTAAGCTGGCAGATAAAAcag ATCACAAAGGGGAACTTCCTCGAGGATGGAACTGGGTTGATGTGGTTAAG ttAAGCAAAACTGGTTCTAAAGATGATGAATAG
- the RWDD4 gene encoding RWD domain-containing protein 4 isoform X3: MSANEDQEMELEALRSIYEGDESFRELSPVSFQYRIGENGDPKAFLIEISWTETYPQTPPIISMNAFFNNTISSAVKQSILAKLQEAVEVNLGTAMTYTLFEYAKDNKEQFMENHHPVNSTPHQVRKKTKKNNFQKPRNVSWQIKQITKGNFLEDGTGLMWLSI, from the exons ATGAGTGCCAACGAGGACCAAGAG ATGGAACTAGAAGCATTACGTTCGATTTATGAAGGAGATGAAAGTTTCCGGGAATTAAGTCCAGTTTCATTTCAATATAGG ATAGGTGAAAATGGTGATCCCAAAGCCTTCTTAATAGAGATTTCCTGGACAGAAACATATCCCCAAACACCTCCAATTATATCTATGAACGCTTTTTTTAACAACACCAT ATCATCAGCTGTAAAGCAGAGTATATTGGCCAAATTACAGGAAGCAGTTGAAGTTAATCTTGGAACTGCTATGACATACACATTGTTTGAATATGCCAAAGACAATAAAGAACAATTCATGGAGAACCACCATCCTGTTAATTCTACG CCGCATcaagtaagaaaaaagacaaaaaagaacaacTTTCAAAAGCCCAGAAACGTAAGCTGGCAGATAAAAcag ATCACAAAGGGGAACTTCCTCGAGGATGGAACTGGGTTGATGTGGTTAAG CAT ttAA
- the RWDD4 gene encoding RWD domain-containing protein 4 isoform X5: MNAFFNNTISSAVKQSILAKLQEAVEVNLGTAMTYTLFEYAKDNKEQFMENHHPVNSTTSISNIISVETPNTAASSKKKDKKEQLSKAQKRKLADKTDHKGELPRGWNWVDVVKHLSKTGSKDDE; this comes from the exons ATGAACGCTTTTTTTAACAACACCAT ATCATCAGCTGTAAAGCAGAGTATATTGGCCAAATTACAGGAAGCAGTTGAAGTTAATCTTGGAACTGCTATGACATACACATTGTTTGAATATGCCAAAGACAATAAAGAACAATTCATGGAGAACCACCATCCTGTTAATTCTACG acaTCCATAAGTAATATCATCTCTGTTGAAACTCCTAATACAGCCGCATcaagtaagaaaaaagacaaaaaagaacaacTTTCAAAAGCCCAGAAACGTAAGCTGGCAGATAAAAcag ATCACAAAGGGGAACTTCCTCGAGGATGGAACTGGGTTGATGTGGTTAAG CAT ttAAGCAAAACTGGTTCTAAAGATGATGAATAG
- the RWDD4 gene encoding RWD domain-containing protein 4 isoform X4 — MSANEDQEMELEALRSIYEGDESFRELSPVSFQYRIGENGDPKAFLIEISWTETYPQTPPIISMNAFFNNTISSAVKQSILAKLQEAVEVNLGTAMTYTLFEYAKDNKEQFMENHHPVNSTPHQVRKKTKKNNFQKPRNVSWQIKQITKGNFLEDGTGLMWLS; from the exons ATGAGTGCCAACGAGGACCAAGAG ATGGAACTAGAAGCATTACGTTCGATTTATGAAGGAGATGAAAGTTTCCGGGAATTAAGTCCAGTTTCATTTCAATATAGG ATAGGTGAAAATGGTGATCCCAAAGCCTTCTTAATAGAGATTTCCTGGACAGAAACATATCCCCAAACACCTCCAATTATATCTATGAACGCTTTTTTTAACAACACCAT ATCATCAGCTGTAAAGCAGAGTATATTGGCCAAATTACAGGAAGCAGTTGAAGTTAATCTTGGAACTGCTATGACATACACATTGTTTGAATATGCCAAAGACAATAAAGAACAATTCATGGAGAACCACCATCCTGTTAATTCTACG CCGCATcaagtaagaaaaaagacaaaaaagaacaacTTTCAAAAGCCCAGAAACGTAAGCTGGCAGATAAAAcag ATCACAAAGGGGAACTTCCTCGAGGATGGAACTGGGTTGATGTGGTTAAG ttAA
- the RWDD4 gene encoding RWD domain-containing protein 4 isoform X1, whose translation MSANEDQEMELEALRSIYEGDESFRELSPVSFQYRIGENGDPKAFLIEISWTETYPQTPPIISMNAFFNNTISSAVKQSILAKLQEAVEVNLGTAMTYTLFEYAKDNKEQFMENHHPVNSTTSISNIISVETPNTAASSKKKDKKEQLSKAQKRKLADKTDHKGELPRGWNWVDVVKHLSKTGSKDDE comes from the exons ATGAGTGCCAACGAGGACCAAGAG ATGGAACTAGAAGCATTACGTTCGATTTATGAAGGAGATGAAAGTTTCCGGGAATTAAGTCCAGTTTCATTTCAATATAGG ATAGGTGAAAATGGTGATCCCAAAGCCTTCTTAATAGAGATTTCCTGGACAGAAACATATCCCCAAACACCTCCAATTATATCTATGAACGCTTTTTTTAACAACACCAT ATCATCAGCTGTAAAGCAGAGTATATTGGCCAAATTACAGGAAGCAGTTGAAGTTAATCTTGGAACTGCTATGACATACACATTGTTTGAATATGCCAAAGACAATAAAGAACAATTCATGGAGAACCACCATCCTGTTAATTCTACG acaTCCATAAGTAATATCATCTCTGTTGAAACTCCTAATACAGCCGCATcaagtaagaaaaaagacaaaaaagaacaacTTTCAAAAGCCCAGAAACGTAAGCTGGCAGATAAAAcag ATCACAAAGGGGAACTTCCTCGAGGATGGAACTGGGTTGATGTGGTTAAG CAT ttAAGCAAAACTGGTTCTAAAGATGATGAATAG